Proteins encoded within one genomic window of Lynx canadensis isolate LIC74 chromosome B2, mLynCan4.pri.v2, whole genome shotgun sequence:
- the BRD2 gene encoding bromodomain-containing protein 2 isoform X1, which translates to MLQNVTPHSKLPGEGNAGLLGLGPEAAAPGKRIRKPSLLYEGFESPTMASVPALQLTPANPPPPEVSNPKKPGRVTNQLQYLHKVVMKALWKHQFAWPFRQPVDAVKLGLPDYHKIIKQPMDMGTIKRRLENNYYWAASECMQDFNTMFTNCYIYNKPTDDIVLMAQTLEKIFLQKVASMPQEEQELVVTIPKNSHKKGAKLAALQGSITSAHQVPAVSSVSHTALYTPPPEIPTTVLNIPHPSVISSPLLKSLHSAGPPLLAVSAAPPAQPLAKKKGVKRKADTTTPTPTAILAPGSPASPPGSLEPKAARLPPMRRESGRPIKPPRKDLPDSQQQHQSSKKGKLSEQLKHCNGILKELLSKKHAAYAWPFYKPVDASALGLHDYHDIIKHPMDLSTVKRKMENRDYRDAQEFAADVRLMFSNCYKYNPPDHDVVAMARKLQDVFEFRYAKMPDEPLEPGPLPVSTALPPGLAKSSSESSSEESSSESSSEEEEEEDEEDEEEEEESESSDSEEERAHRLAELQEQLRAVHEQLAALSQGPISKPKRKREKKEKKKKRKAEKHRGRAGVDEEDKGTRAPRPSQPKKSKKASGSGGGSAATLGPPGFGPSGGSGTKLPKKATKTAPPALPTGYDSEEEEESRPMSYDEKRQLSLDINKLPGEKLGRVVHIIQAREPSLRDSNPEEIEIDFETLKPSTLRELERYVLSCLRKKPRKPYTIKKPVGKTKEELALEKKRELEKRLQDVSGQLNSTKKPPKKASEKTESSSSAQQVAVSRLSASSSSSDSSSSSSSSSSSDTSDSDSG; encoded by the exons ATGCTGCAAAACGTGACTCCCCACAGCAA GCTCCCTGGGGAGGGGAATGCAGGGTTACTGGGGCTGGGCCCAGAGGCAGCAGCACCAGGGAAAAGGATTCGAAAGCCCTCCCTGTTGTATGAGGGATTTGAGAGCCCCACAATGGCTTCAGTGCCGGCTTTACAACTGACCCCTGCCAACCCACCACCCCCGGAGGTGTCCAATCCCAAAAAGCCAGGACGGGTTACCAACCAGCTGCAGTACCTGCACAAGGTGGTGATGAAGGCTCTGTGGAAACATCAGTTTGCATGGCCTTTCAGGCAGCCTGTGGATGCAGTCAAACTGGGTCTGCCG gattatcacaaaataataaagcaacCTATGGATATGGGTACTATTAAGAGGAGACTTGAAAACAACTATTACTGGGCTGCCTCAGAGTGTATGCAGGATTTTAACACCATGTTCACCAATTGTTACATCTACAACAAG CCCACTGATGATATTGTCCTGATGGCACAAACATTAGAAAAGATCTTTCTACAGAAAGTAGCATCGATGCCACAAGAGGAACAAGAGCTTGTGGTGACCATCCCTAAGAACAGCCACAAGAAGGGGGCCAAATTGGCAG cactccAGGGCAGTATTACAAGTGCCCATCAGGTGCCTGCTGTTTCTTCTGTGTCTCACACAGCCCTATATACTCCACCACCTGAGATACCTACCACTGTTCTCAACATTCCCCATCCGTCGGTcatctcttctccccttctcaaGTCTTTACACTCAGCTGGACCCCCGCTCCTTGCAGTCTCTGCagctcccccagcccagccccttgCCAAG aaaaaAGGCGTAAAGCGGAAAGCAGATACTACCACACCTACTCCTACAGCCATTCTGGCTCCTGGTTCCCCAGCTAGCCCccctgggagtctggagcctaaGGCAGCACGTCTTCCCCCTATGCGTAGAGAGAGTGGCCGCCCTATCAAGCCCCCACGCAAAGACTTACCTGACTCTCAGCAACAACACCAGAGTTCCAAGAAAGGAAAGCTGTCAGAACAGTTAAAACATTGCAATGGCATTTTGAAAGAGTTGCTCTCTAAGAAGCATGCTGCCTATGCCTGGCCTTTCTATAAACCAGTGGACGCTTCTGCTCTTGGCCTGCATGACTACCATGACATCATTAAGCACCCCATGGACCTCAGCACTGTCAAG CGGAAGATGGAGAATCGTGATTACCGGGATGCACAGGAGTTCGCTGCTGATGTGCGGCTTATGTTCTCCAACTGCTATAAGTACAATCCCCCAGACCACGATGTTGTGGCCATGGCACGAAAGTTGCAG GATGTATTTGAGTTCCGTTATGCCAAGATGCCAGATGAACCACTGGAACCAGGGCCTTTACCAGTCTCTACTGCCTTGCCACCTGGGTTGGCCAAATCCTCTTCAGAGTCCTCCAGCGAAGAAAGTAGCAGTGAGAGCTCttctgaggaagaagaagaagaagatgaggaggatgaagaggaagaagaagagagtgaAAGCTCAGACTCTGAGGAAGAAAGGGCTCATAGATTGGCTGAACTACAGGAACAG ctcCGGGCAGTACATGAACAACTGGCTGCTCTGTCCCAAGGCCCAATATCCAAGCCAAAgcggaagagagaaaaaaaagagaaaaagaagaaacggAAGGCAGAGAAGCATCGCGGCCGAGCTGGGGTTGATGAAGAGGACAAGGGAACTCGGGCACCTCGCCCATCTCAGCCCAAGAAGTCCAAGAAAGCAAGTGGCAGTGGGGGTGGCAGTGCTGCTACACTAGGTCCCCCTGGCTTTGGACCTTCTGGAGGAAGTGGCACCAA aCTGCCCAAAAAGGCCACAAAGACCGCTCCACCTGCCCTGCCTACAGGCTATGAttcagaggaagaagaagaaagcagaccCATGAGTTACGATGAAAAACGGCAGTTGAGTTTGGACATCAACAAATTACCTGGGGAGAAACTGGGTCGAGTTGTGCACATAATCCAGGCCAGGGAGCCTTCTTTACGTGACTCAAACCCAGAAGAGATTGAGATTGATTTTGAAACCCTCAAGCCATCCACGCTTCGAGAGCTTGAGCGCTATGTCCTTTCCTGCCTAAGAAAGAAACCTCGGAAGCCCTATA ccATTAAGAAACCTGTGGGAAAGACAAAGGAGGAGCTGGCTTTGGAAAAGAAGCGGGAACTAGAAAAGAGGTTACAGGATGTTAGTGGGCAGCTCAATTCCACCAAAAAGCCCCCCAAGAAAG CAAGTGAGAAAACGGAGTCCTCATCGTCGGCACAGCAAGTAGCAGTGTCTCGCCTCAGCGCTTCCAGCTCCAGCTCAGATTCCAGTTCCTCCTCTTCATCATCCTCTTCTTCAGACACCAGTGATTCAGACTCAGGCTAA
- the BRD2 gene encoding bromodomain-containing protein 2 isoform X2: MDMGTIKRRLENNYYWAASECMQDFNTMFTNCYIYNKPTDDIVLMAQTLEKIFLQKVASMPQEEQELVVTIPKNSHKKGAKLAALQGSITSAHQVPAVSSVSHTALYTPPPEIPTTVLNIPHPSVISSPLLKSLHSAGPPLLAVSAAPPAQPLAKKKGVKRKADTTTPTPTAILAPGSPASPPGSLEPKAARLPPMRRESGRPIKPPRKDLPDSQQQHQSSKKGKLSEQLKHCNGILKELLSKKHAAYAWPFYKPVDASALGLHDYHDIIKHPMDLSTVKRKMENRDYRDAQEFAADVRLMFSNCYKYNPPDHDVVAMARKLQDVFEFRYAKMPDEPLEPGPLPVSTALPPGLAKSSSESSSEESSSESSSEEEEEEDEEDEEEEEESESSDSEEERAHRLAELQEQLRAVHEQLAALSQGPISKPKRKREKKEKKKKRKAEKHRGRAGVDEEDKGTRAPRPSQPKKSKKASGSGGGSAATLGPPGFGPSGGSGTKLPKKATKTAPPALPTGYDSEEEEESRPMSYDEKRQLSLDINKLPGEKLGRVVHIIQAREPSLRDSNPEEIEIDFETLKPSTLRELERYVLSCLRKKPRKPYTIKKPVGKTKEELALEKKRELEKRLQDVSGQLNSTKKPPKKASEKTESSSSAQQVAVSRLSASSSSSDSSSSSSSSSSSDTSDSDSG; this comes from the exons ATGGATATGGGTACTATTAAGAGGAGACTTGAAAACAACTATTACTGGGCTGCCTCAGAGTGTATGCAGGATTTTAACACCATGTTCACCAATTGTTACATCTACAACAAG CCCACTGATGATATTGTCCTGATGGCACAAACATTAGAAAAGATCTTTCTACAGAAAGTAGCATCGATGCCACAAGAGGAACAAGAGCTTGTGGTGACCATCCCTAAGAACAGCCACAAGAAGGGGGCCAAATTGGCAG cactccAGGGCAGTATTACAAGTGCCCATCAGGTGCCTGCTGTTTCTTCTGTGTCTCACACAGCCCTATATACTCCACCACCTGAGATACCTACCACTGTTCTCAACATTCCCCATCCGTCGGTcatctcttctccccttctcaaGTCTTTACACTCAGCTGGACCCCCGCTCCTTGCAGTCTCTGCagctcccccagcccagccccttgCCAAG aaaaaAGGCGTAAAGCGGAAAGCAGATACTACCACACCTACTCCTACAGCCATTCTGGCTCCTGGTTCCCCAGCTAGCCCccctgggagtctggagcctaaGGCAGCACGTCTTCCCCCTATGCGTAGAGAGAGTGGCCGCCCTATCAAGCCCCCACGCAAAGACTTACCTGACTCTCAGCAACAACACCAGAGTTCCAAGAAAGGAAAGCTGTCAGAACAGTTAAAACATTGCAATGGCATTTTGAAAGAGTTGCTCTCTAAGAAGCATGCTGCCTATGCCTGGCCTTTCTATAAACCAGTGGACGCTTCTGCTCTTGGCCTGCATGACTACCATGACATCATTAAGCACCCCATGGACCTCAGCACTGTCAAG CGGAAGATGGAGAATCGTGATTACCGGGATGCACAGGAGTTCGCTGCTGATGTGCGGCTTATGTTCTCCAACTGCTATAAGTACAATCCCCCAGACCACGATGTTGTGGCCATGGCACGAAAGTTGCAG GATGTATTTGAGTTCCGTTATGCCAAGATGCCAGATGAACCACTGGAACCAGGGCCTTTACCAGTCTCTACTGCCTTGCCACCTGGGTTGGCCAAATCCTCTTCAGAGTCCTCCAGCGAAGAAAGTAGCAGTGAGAGCTCttctgaggaagaagaagaagaagatgaggaggatgaagaggaagaagaagagagtgaAAGCTCAGACTCTGAGGAAGAAAGGGCTCATAGATTGGCTGAACTACAGGAACAG ctcCGGGCAGTACATGAACAACTGGCTGCTCTGTCCCAAGGCCCAATATCCAAGCCAAAgcggaagagagaaaaaaaagagaaaaagaagaaacggAAGGCAGAGAAGCATCGCGGCCGAGCTGGGGTTGATGAAGAGGACAAGGGAACTCGGGCACCTCGCCCATCTCAGCCCAAGAAGTCCAAGAAAGCAAGTGGCAGTGGGGGTGGCAGTGCTGCTACACTAGGTCCCCCTGGCTTTGGACCTTCTGGAGGAAGTGGCACCAA aCTGCCCAAAAAGGCCACAAAGACCGCTCCACCTGCCCTGCCTACAGGCTATGAttcagaggaagaagaagaaagcagaccCATGAGTTACGATGAAAAACGGCAGTTGAGTTTGGACATCAACAAATTACCTGGGGAGAAACTGGGTCGAGTTGTGCACATAATCCAGGCCAGGGAGCCTTCTTTACGTGACTCAAACCCAGAAGAGATTGAGATTGATTTTGAAACCCTCAAGCCATCCACGCTTCGAGAGCTTGAGCGCTATGTCCTTTCCTGCCTAAGAAAGAAACCTCGGAAGCCCTATA ccATTAAGAAACCTGTGGGAAAGACAAAGGAGGAGCTGGCTTTGGAAAAGAAGCGGGAACTAGAAAAGAGGTTACAGGATGTTAGTGGGCAGCTCAATTCCACCAAAAAGCCCCCCAAGAAAG CAAGTGAGAAAACGGAGTCCTCATCGTCGGCACAGCAAGTAGCAGTGTCTCGCCTCAGCGCTTCCAGCTCCAGCTCAGATTCCAGTTCCTCCTCTTCATCATCCTCTTCTTCAGACACCAGTGATTCAGACTCAGGCTAA
- the LOC115513798 gene encoding HLA class II histocompatibility antigen, DO alpha chain → MVLSGGLVLGLHTLMSLLSPHEAGAIKADHMGSYGPAFYQSYGASGQFAYEFDGEQLFSVELKKREAVWRLPEFGNFAYFDPQNGLASIAVIKAHLDVLVERSNRTRATNVPPRVTVFPKFRVELGQPNVLICMVDNIFPPVINITWLHNGQIITEGVAQTSFYSQPDHLFRKFYYLTFVPSADDMYDCKVEHWGLDEPLFRHWEPQMPIPLPDTTETLVCALGLALGLVGFLVGTILIIRGTCLSSAPR, encoded by the exons ATGGTCCTCAGTGGGGGGCTAGTCCTAGGACTCCACACCTTGATGAGCCTCCTGAGCCCCCACGAAGCCGGGGCCATCAAGG CTGATCACATGGGCTCCTATGGACCAGCCTTCTACCAATCCTATGGTGCCTCGGGTCAGTTTGCCTATGAATTTGATGGGGAACAGCTGTTCTCTGTGGAGCTGAAGAAGAGGGAGGCTGTGTGGCGTTTGCCTGAGTTTGGCAACTTCGCCTACTTTGACCCACAGAATGGGCTGGCCAGCATCGCGGTGATCAaagcccatctggatgtcttggtGGAACGCTCCAACCGCACCAGAGCCACCAACG TGCCTCCGAGGGTGACTGTATTCCCCAAGTTTCGAGTGGAGCTGGGCCAGCCCAACGTCCTCATCTGCATGGTGGACAACATCTTCCCCCCTGTGATCAATATCACCTGGCTGCACAATGGTCAAATAATCACCGAGGGGGTGGCCCAGACCAGCTTCTATTCCCAGCCTGACCATCTGTTCCGCAAGTTCTACTACCTGACCTTCGTGCCTTCAGCAGATGACATGTATGACTGCAAGGTGGAGCACTGGGGCCTGGACGAGCCGCTCTTCAGGCACTGGG agcCCCAGATGCCTATCCCGCTGCCAGACACCACTGAGACTCTGGTCTGTGCCCTTGGCCTAGCCCTTGGCCTGGTGGGCTTTCTTGTGGGCACCATTCTCATCATCAGAGGCACATGCTTGTCCAGTGCCCCCAG GTAA